The following coding sequences lie in one Pseudarthrobacter phenanthrenivorans Sphe3 genomic window:
- the rpmA gene encoding 50S ribosomal protein L27: protein MAHKKGASSTRNGRDSNAQYLGVKRFGGQVVSAGEIIVRQRGTHFHPGAGVGRGGDDTLFALTPGAVEFGTRRGRRVVNIVAAAAAE from the coding sequence ATGGCACATAAAAAGGGCGCGAGCTCCACTCGCAACGGTCGTGACTCCAACGCTCAGTACCTCGGCGTCAAGCGCTTCGGCGGCCAGGTAGTTTCCGCCGGCGAGATCATCGTCCGCCAGCGCGGCACCCACTTCCACCCGGGCGCCGGCGTTGGCCGTGGCGGCGACGACACCCTGTTCGCACTGACCCCGGGAGCCGTTGAATTCGGCACCCGCCGCGGTCGTCGCGTCGTCAACATCGTTGCTGCTGCAGCTGCAGAGTAA
- a CDS encoding single-stranded DNA-binding protein has protein sequence MAIHTQESLSGFIASEPLLTETAKGDARFFARIGKEHFRREDDGSFTQTETTYHHLVMFGRSAEHAHASFAQGDNFVAEGYTRPVNYERNGQAIEGEEFVAKKIGHDTARTRYEVDRTPRNGVGRDAAAYDPTQRAATATHAPVSM, from the coding sequence ATGGCCATTCACACCCAGGAATCGTTGTCGGGCTTCATCGCTTCGGAGCCGTTGCTCACTGAGACGGCCAAGGGAGACGCTAGGTTCTTCGCCCGTATCGGCAAGGAGCACTTCCGCCGCGAGGACGATGGTTCGTTCACGCAGACCGAGACGACCTATCACCACCTGGTGATGTTCGGGCGTTCCGCTGAGCACGCGCACGCGAGCTTCGCCCAGGGCGACAACTTCGTCGCCGAGGGCTACACGCGGCCGGTCAACTACGAGCGCAACGGTCAGGCGATCGAGGGCGAAGAGTTCGTCGCCAAGAAGATCGGCCACGACACCGCGCGGACCCGCTACGAGGTGGACCGGACGCCGCGCAATGGAGTCGGCCGGGACGCAGCGGCGTACGACCCGACGCAGCGAGCAGCGACTGCGACGCACGCCCCGGTCAGCATGTGA
- the nadD gene encoding nicotinate-nucleotide adenylyltransferase — MGGTFDPIHHGHLVAASEVAAEFDLDEVVFVPTGQPWQKSHKHVSEPEHRYLMTVIATASNPRFTVSRVDVDRPGPTYTIDTLRDLRAQRPDADLFFITGADALAQILSWKDIDELWSLAHFVGVTRPGHVLDGMGRSDVSLLEVPAMAISSTDCRTRVAANNPVWYLVPDGVVQYIAKYGLYAAESEAGSIPTPEAREPASTE, encoded by the coding sequence ATGGGCGGGACTTTTGATCCCATCCACCACGGCCACTTGGTCGCAGCCAGCGAGGTGGCGGCGGAATTCGATCTGGACGAGGTGGTGTTCGTTCCCACCGGCCAGCCGTGGCAGAAGTCCCATAAGCATGTCAGCGAGCCCGAACACCGGTACTTGATGACCGTCATTGCCACGGCATCAAACCCACGGTTTACCGTAAGCAGGGTGGACGTTGACCGGCCCGGGCCCACCTACACGATCGACACCCTCAGGGATTTGAGGGCGCAACGTCCGGATGCGGACCTGTTCTTCATCACCGGGGCCGATGCCCTGGCGCAGATCCTGTCCTGGAAGGACATTGACGAGCTGTGGTCCTTGGCCCACTTCGTAGGAGTTACCCGGCCCGGGCACGTCCTGGACGGGATGGGACGTTCTGATGTGAGCCTCCTTGAGGTTCCGGCCATGGCCATTTCCTCGACGGACTGCCGCACCCGTGTGGCTGCGAACAATCCGGTCTGGTACCTGGTGCCGGACGGAGTGGTGCAGTACATCGCCAAGTACGGCCTGTACGCAGCGGAATCGGAAGCCGGAAGTATCCCAACACCCGAAGCACGTGAACCAGCAAGTACTGAATGA
- the rsfS gene encoding ribosome silencing factor, which yields MTASDSSITIARAAAKAAADKLAQDVVALDVSERLALADVFLIASAPSERQVNAIVDGIEEELAKQDLRPVRREGRSGGRWVLLDYSDIVIHVQHEEDRVFYALERLWKDCPVVDLQLGDDASAKAAAVSDSE from the coding sequence GTGACTGCATCAGATTCATCCATCACCATTGCCCGTGCCGCTGCCAAGGCTGCCGCGGACAAGCTCGCCCAGGACGTTGTTGCCCTGGACGTCAGCGAACGGCTTGCCCTGGCCGACGTCTTCCTGATTGCTTCCGCACCCAGCGAACGCCAAGTCAACGCCATCGTGGACGGTATTGAAGAAGAACTCGCCAAGCAGGACCTGCGGCCTGTGCGCCGCGAAGGCCGTTCCGGCGGCCGCTGGGTCCTGCTGGACTACTCGGACATCGTCATCCACGTCCAGCACGAGGAAGACCGCGTTTTCTACGCACTCGAACGGCTCTGGAAGGACTGCCCTGTGGTGGACCTGCAGTTGGGGGACGACGCCTCCGCGAAGGCCGCAGCTGTTTCCGACAGCGAGTAA
- the thiD gene encoding bifunctional hydroxymethylpyrimidine kinase/phosphomethylpyrimidine kinase, with translation MPAATPHPAPAAADLAGQGRDVPRVLSIAGSDPSGGAGIQADLKSIAAHGGYGMAAITALTAQNTCGVSAVHVPPAAFLTRQLEAISDDIVIDAVKIGMLGDAEVIEAVRGWLAKVRPAVVVLDPVMVATSGDRLLQESAEAALRGLLPLAHLITPNLAELAMLVGGPVQETWDGALEQGRQLASASGATVLVKGGHLAGDECPDALVNTSGILGEEVVVVPGKRVATANSHGTGCSLSSAMATVQARLGDWEASLREVKPWLAGALEASGRLGVGSGSGPVHHFHHVRADKPEGSFAAGLWTEAENDLAEIYALEFIRDLVSGTLPEHQFAYYLAQDAIYLNGYSRVLARASALAPTEAEQLFWARSAQQCLEVESELHRSWLAARPVWPGPGPVTKSYVDHLVAASASGSYAVLAAAVLPCFWLYAEAGKALHAQFLAAGEPAGHPYADWLRTYADEGFAEATRTAIAVVDRAGLTASDAERAAMVTAFKQSCRLEVEFFDAPRLHS, from the coding sequence GTGCCCGCTGCCACCCCACACCCCGCGCCTGCCGCTGCGGACCTGGCCGGCCAGGGCCGGGACGTGCCACGCGTCCTGTCCATTGCCGGTTCCGACCCGTCCGGCGGCGCCGGCATCCAGGCCGACCTGAAAAGCATCGCCGCCCACGGCGGCTACGGCATGGCAGCCATCACCGCCCTCACGGCACAGAACACCTGCGGTGTGAGCGCAGTCCACGTCCCTCCCGCTGCCTTCCTCACCCGGCAGCTCGAGGCCATCAGTGATGACATCGTCATTGACGCCGTCAAGATTGGGATGCTGGGCGACGCCGAAGTTATTGAGGCAGTCCGGGGATGGCTCGCAAAGGTGCGTCCCGCCGTCGTGGTCCTGGACCCTGTCATGGTGGCCACCAGCGGCGACCGCCTGCTCCAGGAGTCCGCCGAAGCCGCCCTCCGCGGCCTGCTGCCCCTGGCCCACTTGATAACCCCCAATCTCGCCGAACTCGCCATGCTGGTGGGCGGTCCGGTGCAGGAAACCTGGGACGGGGCACTCGAACAGGGCAGGCAACTGGCCTCCGCCAGCGGCGCCACGGTCCTGGTCAAAGGCGGCCACCTTGCCGGGGACGAGTGCCCTGACGCGTTAGTCAATACCTCCGGCATCCTTGGTGAGGAAGTGGTGGTGGTTCCCGGAAAGCGGGTGGCTACGGCAAACAGCCACGGCACTGGCTGCTCCCTCTCGTCCGCCATGGCCACAGTCCAGGCGCGGCTGGGGGACTGGGAGGCGTCGCTCCGGGAGGTCAAACCGTGGCTGGCCGGGGCGCTGGAGGCCTCCGGCCGGCTGGGGGTGGGATCGGGCAGCGGGCCCGTCCACCACTTCCACCACGTCCGGGCGGATAAACCTGAGGGAAGTTTCGCGGCCGGGCTGTGGACGGAAGCGGAAAACGACCTGGCAGAGATCTACGCCCTGGAGTTCATCCGGGACCTGGTGTCGGGGACCCTGCCGGAGCACCAGTTTGCGTACTACCTCGCACAGGACGCCATCTACCTCAATGGCTACTCGCGGGTGCTGGCCAGGGCCAGCGCACTGGCGCCCACGGAAGCGGAGCAGCTTTTCTGGGCACGCTCAGCGCAGCAATGCCTTGAGGTGGAATCGGAACTGCACCGCTCCTGGCTGGCCGCCCGCCCGGTGTGGCCCGGGCCCGGCCCGGTGACCAAGTCCTACGTGGACCACCTGGTGGCGGCATCGGCGTCGGGCAGTTACGCCGTCCTCGCCGCCGCAGTCCTGCCCTGCTTCTGGCTGTATGCCGAAGCCGGGAAGGCGCTCCACGCCCAGTTCCTTGCTGCCGGGGAACCGGCCGGACATCCCTACGCGGACTGGCTCCGCACCTATGCCGATGAGGGCTTTGCCGAAGCAACCCGGACGGCGATTGCCGTGGTGGACCGCGCCGGACTGACCGCCTCGGACGCTGAAAGGGCCGCCATGGTGACCGCCTTCAAGCAGTCCTGCCGCTTGGAAGTGGAGTTTTTCGACGCGCCGCGCCTTCACTCCTGA
- the proB gene encoding glutamate 5-kinase yields the protein MTSRASAAEPLTRPVDRSVLANARRIVVKVGSSSLTSIKGGISEEALTALADALAAKRNSGTEIILVSSGAIAAGLAPLGLAKRPRDLATQQAAASVGQGLLMARYTQAFGAHGVTVSQVLLTAEDLMRRSQHTNAFRALDRLLNLGVVPVVNENDTVATHEIRFGDNDRLAALVAHLVRADALVLLSDVDSLYDGPPSLGAKRIPLVEGASDLEGVSIGKAGKAGVGTGGMLTKVEAATMAAGSGIHALVTSTPNAAAALNGEDVGTWFTVNGARKPVRLLWLAHVASVQGRLVLDDGAVRAVRHHRTSLLPAGISAVHGEFEAGDAVEIAAADGTVVARGLVNYSSSELPQMLGRSTRDLGEALGSGYDREVVHVDDLVLV from the coding sequence ATGACCTCTAGGGCGTCAGCCGCGGAACCGTTGACCCGGCCCGTGGACAGGAGCGTGCTGGCCAACGCGCGCCGGATCGTGGTCAAGGTTGGCTCGTCGTCGCTCACCAGCATCAAGGGCGGCATCTCCGAAGAAGCGCTCACGGCCCTTGCGGACGCGTTGGCTGCCAAGCGCAACTCAGGCACTGAAATCATCCTGGTCTCCTCCGGGGCCATCGCTGCCGGCCTGGCGCCCCTGGGGCTCGCCAAGCGCCCGCGTGACCTCGCCACCCAGCAGGCAGCGGCCAGTGTGGGCCAAGGCCTCCTGATGGCGCGCTACACCCAGGCCTTTGGGGCCCACGGCGTGACGGTCAGCCAGGTGCTCCTCACGGCTGAGGACCTGATGCGGCGGAGCCAGCACACCAACGCGTTCCGCGCACTGGACCGGCTGCTCAACCTCGGCGTGGTCCCGGTGGTCAACGAGAACGACACCGTCGCCACCCACGAGATCAGGTTCGGCGACAACGACCGCCTGGCCGCGCTGGTGGCGCACCTGGTACGGGCTGATGCGCTGGTGCTGCTGTCCGACGTCGACTCCCTCTACGATGGCCCGCCATCCCTTGGCGCCAAGCGGATTCCGCTGGTTGAAGGCGCGTCCGACCTGGAAGGCGTGTCCATCGGCAAGGCCGGCAAAGCAGGCGTTGGCACGGGTGGAATGCTGACAAAGGTCGAGGCAGCCACGATGGCTGCGGGATCCGGCATCCATGCCCTTGTCACCTCGACACCCAATGCCGCCGCAGCGCTGAACGGCGAGGATGTGGGCACGTGGTTCACCGTCAACGGTGCCCGCAAACCGGTCCGCCTGCTGTGGCTGGCGCATGTGGCATCCGTCCAGGGCCGCCTGGTCCTCGATGACGGTGCCGTCCGTGCGGTACGCCACCACCGCACGTCACTCCTCCCGGCGGGCATCTCCGCCGTCCACGGCGAGTTCGAAGCGGGCGACGCCGTCGAAATTGCCGCTGCCGACGGTACGGTGGTGGCGCGTGGACTGGTGAACTACTCGTCCAGCGAGCTGCCCCAGATGCTGGGCAGGTCCACCCGGGACCTGGGCGAGGCGCTGGGCAGCGGCTACGACCGTGAAGTTGTTCATGTTGACGACCTGGTGCTGGTCTAA
- the obgE gene encoding GTPase ObgE, translated as MASFVDRVVLHVSGGTGGHGCVSVHREKFKPLGGPDGGNGGNGGDVILRVDHQTTTLLDYHHAPHRHATNGGPGMGDWRGGKNGETLILPVPDGTVVKSKDGTVLADLVGEGAEYVAAHGGIGGLGNAALSSQKRRAPGFALLGIEGEASDIVLELKSIADIALVGFPSAGKSSLIAAMSAARPKIADYPFTTLVPNLGVVQAGDVRFTIADVPGLIEGASEGKGLGHHFLRHVERCAALVHVLDCGTLEADRDPLSDLAVIEAELEKYAVDMSYAGQDGEVVPLNHRPRLVALNKVDLPDGKDMAEFVRPELESRGYRVFEISATSHEGLRQLGFAMAEIVQAARDAVAAAPPKVQPVVLKPRAVNEAGFKIRREEKGLEPLFRVLGEKPVRWVKQTDFTNEEAIGYLADRLAKLGVETELFKQGAKPGDTVVIGEDDGVVFDWEPTMMAGAELLASPRGTDVRFADIGDRPTRGQKREEQQERRDAKAAARAELEAERKAGIWTESVSSRRVAKPLKESGLDAGDDL; from the coding sequence GTGGCCAGCTTTGTAGACCGGGTAGTACTGCACGTATCCGGCGGTACCGGCGGCCACGGGTGCGTCTCCGTCCACCGCGAGAAGTTCAAGCCGCTGGGAGGTCCCGACGGCGGCAACGGCGGCAACGGCGGTGACGTCATCCTCCGCGTGGATCACCAGACCACCACGCTCCTTGACTACCACCACGCACCCCACCGGCATGCCACCAACGGCGGCCCTGGGATGGGGGACTGGCGCGGCGGCAAAAACGGCGAGACCCTCATCCTTCCCGTCCCGGACGGCACCGTGGTCAAGTCCAAGGACGGCACCGTCCTGGCCGACCTCGTGGGTGAAGGCGCCGAGTACGTCGCGGCCCATGGCGGCATCGGCGGCCTGGGCAACGCAGCCCTGTCCTCCCAGAAGCGCCGCGCGCCCGGTTTCGCGCTCCTCGGCATCGAAGGCGAAGCCAGCGACATTGTCCTGGAACTGAAATCCATCGCCGACATTGCCCTGGTGGGTTTCCCCTCCGCCGGCAAGTCCAGCCTTATCGCCGCGATGTCCGCTGCCCGGCCCAAGATTGCCGACTACCCCTTCACTACGCTGGTTCCCAACCTGGGCGTGGTCCAGGCTGGAGATGTCCGCTTTACGATCGCTGACGTCCCGGGGCTCATCGAAGGTGCCAGCGAGGGCAAGGGCCTGGGCCACCACTTCCTGCGCCACGTGGAGCGGTGCGCTGCACTGGTCCACGTCCTGGACTGCGGCACCCTCGAGGCGGACCGCGACCCGCTCTCTGACCTCGCCGTTATTGAAGCCGAGCTGGAAAAGTACGCGGTGGACATGAGCTACGCCGGGCAGGACGGGGAAGTTGTTCCGTTGAACCACCGTCCCCGGCTGGTGGCATTGAACAAGGTGGACCTGCCAGACGGCAAGGACATGGCCGAGTTCGTCCGCCCCGAACTCGAGTCCCGCGGCTACCGGGTCTTCGAGATCTCGGCCACCAGCCATGAAGGCCTCCGCCAGCTGGGCTTTGCCATGGCGGAAATCGTCCAGGCGGCCCGCGATGCCGTAGCGGCAGCCCCGCCCAAGGTCCAGCCAGTGGTCCTCAAGCCGCGCGCCGTCAACGAGGCCGGCTTCAAGATCCGCCGCGAGGAAAAGGGCCTCGAACCGCTGTTCCGCGTCCTTGGCGAGAAGCCGGTGCGCTGGGTCAAGCAGACCGACTTCACCAACGAGGAAGCCATCGGCTACCTCGCCGACCGCCTGGCCAAGCTCGGCGTTGAGACCGAACTGTTCAAGCAGGGCGCCAAGCCCGGCGACACCGTTGTCATTGGTGAGGACGACGGCGTCGTCTTTGACTGGGAGCCCACCATGATGGCAGGCGCCGAGCTCTTGGCCTCGCCGCGCGGCACGGACGTCCGGTTTGCCGACATCGGCGACCGTCCCACGCGTGGTCAGAAGCGCGAGGAACAGCAGGAGCGCCGGGATGCCAAGGCCGCCGCCCGCGCCGAGCTGGAGGCTGAGCGGAAGGCCGGCATCTGGACCGAGTCCGTGAGCAGCCGCCGCGTTGCCAAGCCGCTCAAGGAGAGTGGACTGGACGCAGGCGATGACCTCTAG
- the rplU gene encoding 50S ribosomal protein L21 encodes MVYAIVRAGGRQEKVSVGDFVTLNRVAGGAGSTIQLPALLLVDGDKVTSAAADLAKVTVTAEILQDLRGPKIVIQKFKNKTGYKKRQGHRQELTKVKITGIQ; translated from the coding sequence GTGGTGTACGCGATTGTCCGCGCAGGCGGCCGCCAAGAGAAGGTTTCCGTTGGAGACTTCGTTACCCTGAACCGCGTCGCCGGTGGAGCTGGCAGCACCATTCAGCTGCCCGCACTGCTCCTGGTAGACGGTGACAAAGTCACCTCCGCCGCTGCCGACCTGGCCAAGGTGACTGTCACGGCTGAGATCCTCCAGGACCTCCGTGGTCCTAAGATTGTCATCCAGAAGTTCAAGAACAAGACCGGTTACAAGAAGCGCCAGGGTCACCGCCAGGAACTGACCAAGGTCAAGATCACCGGCATTCAGTAA
- a CDS encoding glutamate-5-semialdehyde dehydrogenase, translating to MTEALTHTTAENSGDTTAAAATQPVASTATQAPADVPLSSADVEAAVHAIADRSRHAARRMAMANRSWKDRALRAVGAALQENTGAILSANARDVASGKANGTSAALLDRLTLTDARIAGLVAALENLANLPDPVGNVVRGQTLPNGLRLRQVNVPMGVVAAIYEARPNVTVDIAGLALKSGNAVILRGGSAAQATNEVLVRVLRDALESVGLPADAVQTVDQYGRAGANALMKARGRVDVLIPRGGRDLIQTVVTNSAVPVIETGEGNVHIFIDESANEDMAVEILLNAKTQRPSVCNTVETLLVHSGSSVLPAVATALRKAGVRLHADERIRAALPASIESEPATDEDWGTEYMDLDLAVAMVDSLDEAVKHIRTWSTGHTEAILTNDLSNAERFIAEVDSAAVIVNASTRFTDGGELGLGAEVGISTQKLHARGPMGLTELTTTKWIVQGEGQVRG from the coding sequence ATGACTGAGGCCCTGACGCACACCACTGCCGAAAATTCCGGAGACACCACTGCTGCTGCCGCCACGCAGCCGGTTGCGTCCACGGCAACGCAGGCGCCGGCTGACGTCCCGCTGTCCTCCGCTGACGTCGAAGCGGCGGTGCACGCCATCGCGGACCGCTCCCGGCACGCCGCACGGCGGATGGCCATGGCAAACCGGTCCTGGAAGGACCGCGCCCTCCGCGCCGTCGGAGCCGCCCTGCAGGAGAATACCGGGGCTATTCTGTCCGCCAATGCCCGGGACGTCGCTTCAGGAAAAGCCAATGGCACTTCAGCAGCCCTGCTGGACAGGCTTACGCTCACGGATGCCCGGATTGCCGGACTGGTTGCTGCCCTGGAAAACCTGGCAAACCTGCCCGACCCCGTCGGCAACGTGGTCCGCGGGCAGACCCTGCCCAACGGGCTGCGCCTCCGGCAGGTCAACGTCCCCATGGGCGTTGTTGCCGCCATCTATGAGGCACGGCCCAACGTCACGGTGGACATCGCCGGGCTGGCACTGAAGAGCGGCAACGCAGTGATCCTGCGCGGCGGCAGCGCAGCCCAGGCCACGAATGAGGTGCTGGTGCGCGTCTTGCGTGACGCGCTGGAGTCCGTGGGCCTGCCGGCCGACGCCGTACAGACGGTGGACCAGTACGGCCGCGCCGGTGCCAATGCCCTGATGAAGGCGCGGGGCCGGGTGGACGTGCTGATTCCCCGCGGTGGCCGCGACCTTATCCAGACGGTGGTCACCAATTCCGCCGTCCCCGTCATTGAGACGGGCGAGGGGAACGTCCACATCTTCATCGATGAATCCGCCAACGAGGACATGGCCGTGGAGATCCTCCTCAATGCGAAGACCCAGCGGCCCAGCGTCTGCAACACCGTGGAGACGCTGCTGGTCCATTCCGGATCCTCCGTTCTTCCCGCGGTGGCCACAGCGCTTCGCAAGGCTGGTGTCCGGCTGCATGCCGACGAACGCATCCGTGCCGCGCTTCCCGCCTCCATCGAGTCCGAACCTGCCACCGACGAGGACTGGGGGACCGAGTACATGGACCTGGACCTGGCGGTGGCCATGGTGGACAGCCTGGACGAGGCAGTGAAGCACATCCGTACCTGGTCTACGGGCCATACCGAAGCGATCCTCACCAACGACCTCTCGAATGCCGAGCGGTTCATCGCCGAGGTGGATTCCGCGGCCGTCATCGTTAACGCCTCCACCAGGTTTACCGACGGCGGAGAGCTTGGGCTGGGTGCCGAGGTGGGCATTTCCACGCAGAAGCTTCACGCCCGCGGCCCCATGGGGCTCACGGAGCTCACCACCACCAAGTGGATAGTCCAGGGCGAGGGCCAGGTGCGCGGGTAG